From a region of the Mercurialis annua linkage group LG1-X, ddMerAnnu1.2, whole genome shotgun sequence genome:
- the LOC126673318 gene encoding uncharacterized protein LOC126673318: MKYDKLKLTWFSFKTYAIFFKEDNERGGYGARVLIIFVFHFVHTMYHCRMKSQVTSCSTSNLTKVELNTVNYRDVDEVEFHLLKNGFVKGYQVWVFHGEGSVLNPPPLAQLPEQDVEFDYEDEGPGEFSSAQRMILDAAGPEITFPEDELPNAEAQKFYDMMRAAEEDIWPGNSRHSPFSASAKVMEIKCRHKGSVALVDDVCGLIQELLPEDNKMPTNFAKIKKLVKGLGLPVEVIDCCFYNCMIYWGEDADLTHCKVCNYARWKPVTHGKSTKRKANVPYSKMFYFPITPRLQRLYASKATARHMTWHADHEMDGDKMCHPSDSPAWKRFSELHSEFADEGRNIRLGLCSDGFQPFTNFGQQYSSWPVILTPYNLPPGMCMKDEFMFLTVLVPGPRNPKHLMDIFLQPLIAELNQLWECGVQTYDVHKRQNFQLKAALMWTINDFPAYSMLSGWSTAGRKACPYCMENTDAFTLDKSGKQSWFDCHRKFLPPNHQFRRNVTDFRKGKREVGKRFAGVRTGDELLAEIDRLGFKKAFEPGAKVTNALLSKDHGWNKKSIFWDLPYWRTNVIRHNLDVMHIEKNVFDNIFNTVLNVPGKTKDHAKSREELNDICDRPGLAKDPATGRFPKAMYALDRDSKRVLLEWIQKIKFPDGYASNLSRCVDLKGLKMHGMKSHDCHVFMQRLLPIALRELLPKNVWEPLTELRRSKPYGN; encoded by the exons ATGAAGTATGATAAATTAAAGCTCACTtggttttcttttaaaacataTGCCATTTTTTTTAAGGAGGATAATGAAAGGGGTGGATATGGTGCGAGG GTGCTGATTATTTTTGTCTTCCATTTTGTTCACACTATGTATCATTGTAGAATGAAAAGTCAAGTTACTAGTTGTTCAACTTCTAATCTAACCAAGGTCGAGTTGAATACTGTCAA CTATCGGGATGTCGATGAGGTGGAATTCCATTTATTGAAGAATGGGTTCGTGAAAGGTTACCAAGTATGGGTTTTTCATGGCGAGGGGAGCGTTTTGAACCCCCCTCCCCTTGCACAGTTACCGGAGCAGGATGTTGAGTTCGACTATGAAGATGAGGGGCCAGGTGAGTTCAGTTCCGCTCAAAGAATGATTCTTGATGCGGCCGGTCCAGAAATAACGTTTCCTGAAGATGAGCTCCCGAATGCAGAAGCTCaaaaattttatgatatgatgcgtgcggctgAAGAAGACATATGGCCTGGGAATAGCAGACACTCTCCATTTTCTGCATCTGCTAAAGTGATGGAGATCAAGTGTCGACATAAGGGTTCAGTAGCTTTAGTTGACGACGTATGCGGATTGATACAGGAGCTGCTCCCGgaggacaacaagatgccaacgaattttgctaaaattaagaAGCTGGTCAAAGGTTTGGGGTTACCGGTTGAGGTTATTGACTGTTGTTTTTATAACTGTATGATTTATTGGGGGGAGGACGCGGATCTAACGCACTGCAAAGTTTGCAATTATGCGCGGTGGAAACCTGTGACCCACGGAAAATCCACAAAAAGAAAGGCTAACGTGCCATATAGTAAAATGTTCTATTTTCCAATAACTCCGAGGCtacagaggttgtacgcttcgaAAGCCACTGCTCggcatatgacgtggcacgcagaCCACGAGATGGATGGTGATAAGATGTGCCACCCGTCCGACTCTCCGGCTTGGAAACGTTTTAGTGAACTGCATTCTGAATTTGCCGATGAAGGGAGAAATATCAGATTAGGCTTATGCTCCGATGGGTTTCAGCCATTTACCAATTTTGGGCAGCAGTATTCCTCGTGGCCGGTCATTTTGACGCCGTACAATCTCCCCccaggcatgtgcatgaaggatgagtttatgtttttaacggTTTTGGTACCGGGGCCTAGAAACCCAAAACACCTAATGGATATCTTCCTACAGCCGCTGATTGCAGAGTTGAACCAACTGTGGGAATGTGGAGTCCAAACATATGACGTTCATAAGCGTCAGAATTTTCAACTAAAAGCGGCTCTTATgtggacaataaatgactttcccgcttattctATGTTGTCTGGTTGGAGCACTGCTGGTAGAAAAGCATGCCCGTACTGCATGGAAAACACCGATGCATTCACACTGGATAAAAGCGGtaaacaatcgtggtttgattgccatcGCAAGTTTTTGCCTCCGAATCACCAATTCCGTCGAAATGTTACTGATTTCCGTAAGGGGAAACGAGAGGTCGGCAAAAGGTTTGCAGGGGTGAGAACTGGAGATGAACTGTTAGCAGAGATTGATCGACTGGGGTTTAAGAAGGCATTTGAGCCTGGTGCGAAAGTTACTAATGCATTACTGTCAAAAGATCATGggtggaataaaaaaagtatcttTTGGGATTTGCCTTATTGGAGAACGAATGTAATacgtcacaatctcgatgtcatgcacattgagaaaaatgtCTTCGATAACATTTTTAATACCGTTCTCAATGTCcccgggaaaacaaaagaccatgcaaaatctcGTGAAGAGTTGAACGACATCTGTGATCGGCCAGGGTTAGCTAAAGATCCGGCAACTGGGAGATTTCCAAAGGCAATGTATGCTTTGGATAGGGATTCAAAACGAGTTTTGCTTGAGTGGATTCAGAAAATAAAGTTTCCAGACGGGTACGCGTCAAACTTGTCTAGATGTGTTGATCTAAAGGGgctgaaaatgcatggaatgaaaagtcatgactgcCATGTTTTTATGCAACGGCTTCTGCCAATCGCCCTTCGGGAGCTACTTCCGAAAAACGTGTGGGAGCCTCTAACAGAGTTAA GAAGATCTAAACCGTATGGAAACTGA
- the LOC126679356 gene encoding uncharacterized protein At4g08330, chloroplastic, with the protein MENSSIVKDSYDTGNSHLHSFFSSSSASVRHVSYSCGACGYELNLSSSSRNTSAIGSKYGKSIKRGIISFLDIDESRFTQAEEFQCIPYFSKNKWSLFRRRTKLLCRKCGNHIGIAYDDETSTYPLVSDGSDSSSANDSKRRKFDVKIRALQPSSIDSFGVPHYM; encoded by the exons ATGGAGAATTCGAGTATTGTGAAGGACAGTTATGATACCGGAAATAGTCACCTCCActcctttttttcttcttcatctgcTTCTGTCAGACATGTTAGCTACAG CTGTGGGGCTTGTGGATATGAGTTGAATTTAAGCTCCTCTAGTCGAAATACCTCAGCAATCGGCTCAAAATATGGGAAATCTATAAAACGAGGGATCATCTCATTTTTAGACATCGATGAGAGCAGATTTACTCAGGCGGAGGAATTCCAATGCATTCCCTACTTCTCAAAGAATAAGTGGAGTCTATTCCGCCGAAGAACTAAACTTCTTTGCCGTAAATGTGGTAACCATATAGGAATTGCGTATGATGATGAAACTTCAACCTATCCACTTGTGTCGGATGGTTCAGATTCATCGTCAGCCAATGATTCTAAACGTAGAAAATTTGATGTTAAAATTCGAGCTTTACAACCTTCATCCATTGATAGTTTTGGAGTTCCGCATTACATGTGA
- the LOC126673324 gene encoding uncharacterized protein LOC126673324 — protein sequence MNSGVCVRGTEYVEGENDFYGVLTDIIELEYPALPMKQTVIFKCEWFDPTDTGTDTTNRYNLVDVNHRRRYNKYEPFILAEQADQVHYLPYPSRKRDKVNWWAVCKIKARSELDMPDAIIPAFQDDIEENPLIVETDDNPTNLADLNEVADEDALQIPPAEDEEEEFPPSSSDEDEEQLD from the coding sequence ATGAATAGCGGTGTGTGCGTAAGGGGAACAGAATATGTTGAGggtgaaaatgacttttatggagtgttaacagacataattgagttagagtatccagctTTACCAATGAAGCAGACCGTCATTTTCAAATGCGAATGGTTCGACCCTACGGATACAGGCACGGACACTACCAATCGATACAACTTGGTAGATGTTAATCACAGACGCAGGTACAATAAATACGAACCGTTCATTTTGGCAGAACAGGCTGACCAAGTTCACTACCTTCCATATCCAAGTAGAAAACGGGACAAAgtaaattggtgggcagtttgcaaAATTAAGGCACGATCagaacttgacatgcccgaTGCAATTATCCCGGCCTTTCAAGATGACATTGAAGAAAATCCCCTTATAGTTGAAACAGACGACAATCCCACAAATTTAGCTGACCTGAATGAGGTGGCGGACGAAGATGCGTTGCAAATCCCTCCTgctgaagatgaagaagaagaatttccgccatcctcatcagacgaagatgaagaACAACTTGACTGA
- the LOC126679331 gene encoding putative F-box protein PP2-B12, whose amino-acid sequence MGGERNLLALPEDCIADILSFTGPLDACKLSTVSSSLRDAAQSDAVWKKFLPSDYESIILESSDSSLLYRFSSKKQLYLSLCHDPLLIDSGKKSFALDKWTGKKCYMISARDLKIIWSDTPAHWRWISLPDSRFSEVAELISICWLEISAKIHTNMLSPSILYTSYLVFKSPKGAYGFEYQPAEVIVRFVGRESGKHNVYMDAERGQRRHSPRLKRRIGLFNRNRIFGIQASVANGESSCKYPKERGDGWLEIELGDYFNKEGEDGELEMSVLEVKGGHWKGGLVVQGIEIRPKYTR is encoded by the exons ATGGGCGGCGAAAGAAATTTGTTGGCGTTACCAGAAGATTGCATAGCGGACATCTTGTCATTTACAGGTCCTCTAGATGCTTGCAAATTGTCGACGGTGTCTTCTTCGTTAAGAGATGCAGCTCAATCCGACGCCGTCTGGAAGAAGTTCTTGCCTTCAGACTATGAGTCCATCATCTTGGAATCCTCTGATTCCTCTTTACTTTATCGTTTCTCTTCCAAGAAGCAGCTTTATCTCAGTCTCTGCCACGATCCTCTTCTCATTGACAGTGGCAAAAAG AGCTTTGCATTGGATAAATGGACCGGGAAGAAATGTTACATGATCTCTGCAAGGGACCTCAAAATTATCTGGAGTGACACTCCCGCACATTGGAGATGGATTTCCCTTCCTGATTCCAG ATTTTCTGAAGTGGCAGAGCTTATCAGCATTTGCTGGCTGGAAATTAGTGCCAAAATCCACACGAATATGCTATCTCCATCCATACTGTATACGTCATACCTCGTGTTCAAATCACCAAAAGGCGCTTATGGGTTTGAATACCAGCCTGCAGAAGTTATAGTGAGATTTGTTGGACGTGAAAGCGGGAAGCACAATGTTTACATGGATGCAGAAAGAGGACAGAGGCGACACTCCCCTCGCTTAAAAAGACGCATTGGTTTATTTAACAGGAATCGCATTTTCGGGATACAAGCATCTGTGGCTAATGGCGAAAGCAGTTGCAAGTATCCGAAAGAGAGAGGAGATGGGTGGTTGGAAATTGAATTGGGTGACTACTTTAACAAGGAAGGTGAAGATGGTGAACTAGAGATGAGTGTTTTAGAGGTGAAAGGCGGGCATTGGAAAGGTGGTCTTGTTGTTCAAGGGATTGAGATCAGGCCAAAGTATACAAGGtag
- the LOC126679324 gene encoding uncharacterized protein LOC126679324 → MREIFRKCWFENGRAWRFLTPEQRDFYWEEFKKEYWWDTADYSDDVIKGVFMTHAANRYKDVIHRMREKDGKHTSISQDIWDSWQAVWASEDEKKKSDVARANRMSEPAGAGSGPVRHTGGSRSAIRHMDVLADELGRKPTATELYTRMHSTKADKGVMVDKRAQDMSDAIAQRLAAASQPPTGEGGSSSTAEVDETQLFLDIEGVNKKRRVYGLGSATSAYVDTTTSSRARTRSTQSQRTEEEIERRVRAGIQDGLRQITTEVEDLRAQHARTNERMAEIIQAEMAKMMQTLPPQYRPPPGPSDDDDTPTL, encoded by the exons ATGCGGGAGATCTTTAGAAAGTGCTGGTTCGAGAATGGGCGAGCCTGGCGGTTTCTGACTCCAGAGCAGAGAGATTTCTATTGGGAGGAATTTAAg AAGGAATACTGGTGGGATACGGCGGATTACAGCGACGACGTCATCAAAGGTGTATTCATGACGCATGCTGCCAATCGATACAAGGACGTTATTCACAGGATGAGAGAGAAGGACGGAAAACATACCTCGATCAGCCAAGATATTTGGGATTCCTGGCAGGCCGTCTGGGCGTCAGAGGACGAGAAGAAGAAGTCCGATGTAGCTCGCGCtaatcggatgagcgagcctGCTGGAGCCGGTTCCGGACCAGTACGCCATACAGGGGGATCCCGTTCCGCCATCAGACATATGGATGTGTTG gCTGACGAGCTCGGCCGCAAGCCTACCGCAACGGAGCTGTATACTCGGATGCACTCCACGAAAGCTGATAAGGGTGTCATGGTAGACAAGAGGGCCCAAGACATGAGT GATGCAATTGCTCAGAGACTTGCTGCTGCATCGCAGCCGCCGACCGGAGAGGGTGGTTCGTCTAGCACAGCGGAAGTCGACGAGACGCAGCTATTTCTGGAtatcgagggcgtcaacaagaagcgGCGTGTCTACGGGTTGGGTTCAGCGACTAGTGCGTACGTCGATACGACGACGTCTAGTAGGGCGAGGACCAGGTCCACACAGTCACAGCGAACTGAGGAGGAGATCGAGCGGCGTGTGCGGGCGGGGATCCAGGACGGACTGCGCCAGATTACCACTGAGGTGGAGGATCTCCGTGCCCAGCATGCGAGAACCAATGAGAGGATGGCCGAGATTATTCAGGCCGAGATGGCGAAGATGATGCAGACTCTTCCTCCGCAGTATCGCCCACCCCCAGGTCCTtcagacgatgacgacactccgactttgtag
- the LOC126679346 gene encoding uncharacterized protein LOC126679346, with translation MARNQNESNKRAGTFFVATLILWFTSVLFEILFNKRRELSWIIAGTFFFQIANWAIRFLVSRDPLFVNTSVSLLHSTITSVSVVFIVVHQFLRDGSSGMFEHSQLIGGTWQWAYPTLCFSCGYFAYDQLDMLLYRLYSGLIPSILMHHLILLICFTLALYRNVTVNYLILTLICELHSIFLHVRKVRRMVGIRDTESKRVKLEWVLNWGTFIFARCLCHTLITVKLLRDASKFEKGVELPLALFGMAGMNFLNVGLGIDLLKAFKRER, from the exons ATGGCGAGGAATCAAAATGAGAGCAATAAGAGAGCAGGCACCTTCTTTGTAGCGACTCTTATCCTGTGGTTTACATCAGTTCTGTTTGAGATACTCTTCAATAAACGCAGAGAGCTGTCTTGGATCATCGCCGGAACTTTCTTCTTCCAAATTGCCAATTGGGCTATTCGATTTCTCGTCTCTCGTGACCCTCTCTTTGTCAATACTTCAGTTTCTTTACTCCACTCCACTATTACCTCTGTTTCAg TCGTATTCATTGTAGTTCACCAGTTTCTAAGAGATGGTTCGAGTGGGATGTTTGAGCATTCACAGCTCATCGGAGGTACTTGGCAGTGGGCATACCCTACTTTGTGTTTCTCATGTGGTTATTTTGCTTATGATCAGTTGGATATGCTGCTTTATCGATTATACAGTGGCTTGATCCCTTCCATACTCATGCACCATCTCATACTTCTCATTTGCTTTACGCTCGCTTTATATCGGAATGTCACCGTCAACTACCTTATTCTCACCCTGATTTGTGAG TTGCATTCGATCTTCTTACACGTGAGGAAAGTGCGACGGATGGTTGGTATTCGGGATACCGAGAGCAAAAGAGTGAAGTTAGAATGGGTACTTAATTGGGGAACTTTCATTTTTGCAAGATGTTTATGTCACACCCTAATCACGGTCAAGCTACTTAGAGATGCTTCCAAGTTTGAAAAAGGTGTAGAATTGCCACTTGCTTTATTTGGAATGGCTGGAATGAATTTTCTGAATGTTGGTCTTGGGATTGATCTATTGAAAGCTTTTAAAAGAGAGAGATAG
- the LOC126679257 gene encoding filament-like plant protein isoform X2, translating into MEKRKWLWKRKSSERSPGETESSGSISSHSERFSDEQDPLKASPNNDSQSPEVTSKTASRDEDVNVSIKTLTERLSAALVNVSAKDDLVKQHSKVAEEAVAGWEKAENEVAALKKQLEAVIRQNSVLEDRASHLDGALKECVRQLRQARDEQEEKVHETVAKKTGEWESTKLELERQLLELKAAKSEPTPQVDRDLLQKLEHLEKDNASLNLELLSLSEELEVATIERDLSTQAAEMASKQNLESIKKVAKLEAECRRLKAMSFKSTSLFDHKNSTASSMYVESLTDSHSDSGGEKLNAVELDTRKMSISEPYKSEPSCSDSWASALISGLDQVKNDKAANRNIPSSSIEIDLMDDFLEMERLAALPETESETHNSKPEATVKESNDLEGSLRAELEIMIHRTEELEEKLEKMECEKLDLEVKLQKMEEEKLELEANLQKTEGEKSEFEEKLEKLHEERTELEMTLTISEEKNEKFLIQLREAEVKLEKLRKEVSMSNESKQQIESQLVSREVEARAMASKVNSLEAEIGKERVLSAEAGVKCKALEEELSEKKLEVELHRTASTNCEPKIKQNHFSSYPLSWNSAQCFGQRLTVSHI; encoded by the exons ATGGAGAAGAGAAAATGGTTGTGGAAGAGGAAGTCTTCAGAGAGGAGCCCTGGCGAAACTGAGAGCTCCGGATCAATATCTTCACATTCTGAGAGATTTTCTGATGAACAG GACCCACTAAAGGCATCCCCGAATAATGACTCTCAATCTCCTGAAGTTACATCCAAAACTGCATCAAGGGATGAAGACGTCAATGTTAGCATTAAGACTTTAACAGAGAGGTTATCAGCGGCTCTTGTCAATGTTAGCGCCAAAGATGATTTAGTAAAGCAGCACTCCAAAGTTGCTGAAGAAGCTGTTGCAG GCTGGGAAAAGGCAGAAAATGAAGTAGCAGCTCTAAAGAAACAACTTGAAGCTGTAATTCGTCAGAACTCTGTACTAGAAGATCGGGCGAGCCATCTTGATGGGGCCCTCAAGGAATGTGTTAGGCAATTAAGACAGGCAAGAGACGAGCAAGAAGAAAAGGTTCATGAAACTGTAGCTAAGAAAACCGGTGAATGGGAATCAACTAAACTTGAACTTGAGAGGCAACTTCTCGAGTTGAAGGCTGCTAAATCAGAACCTACACCTCAGGTTGATCGAGATTTACTTCAGAAGCTCGAGCATTTGGAGAAAGATAATGCTTCCCTTAATCTTGAACTCCTATCTCTATCTGAGGAGTTAGAAGTTGCAACAATTGAAAGGGACTTGAGTACACAAGCAGCTGAAATGGCGAGCAAGCAAAACTTGGAAAGCATTAAGAAAGTGGCAAAGCTTGAAGCTGAGTGTCGGAGGCTAAAAGCCATGTCTTTCAAATCAACATCACTTTTTGATCATAAAAATTCTACCGCTTCTTCAATGTATGTTGAATCTCTCACTGATAGTCATTCAGATAGTGGTGGGGAGAAGCTTAATGCAGTGGAGCTTGATACTCGCAAAATGAGCATCTCGGAGCCATATAAATCCGAGCCAAGTTGCTCAGATTCATGGGCATCTGCATTAATTTCTGGTCTCGATCAAGTCAAAAATGATAAAGCTGCTAATAGAAATATTCCTTCCTCATCCATTGAAATTGACCTCATGGATGATTTTCTCGAAATGGAACGGCTTGCAGCTTTACCTGAGACCGAAAGTGAAACCCATAATTCTAAACCAGAAGCTACTGTCAAAGAATCTAACGACTTGGAAGGCTCATTGAGAGCTGAACTTGAAATTATGATTCATCGAACAGAGGAATTGGAAGAGAAACTGGAGAAGATGGAATGCGAAAAACTTGATTTGGAAGTGAAGCTACAAAAGATGGAAGAAGAAAAACTTGAATTGGAAGCGAACCTACAGAAGACGGAAGGAGAGAAATCTGAATTTGAAGAGAAGTTGGAGAAGCTACACGAAGAGAGAACCGAGTTGGAAATGACTCTCACCATAAGTGAAGAGAAGAACGAAAAATTCCTGATTCAGCTAAGAGAGGCTGAAGTGAAGTTGGAAAAACTCCGAAAAGAGGTATCAATGTCAAATGAATCAAAGCAACAAATTGAATCTCAGCTTGTTAGCAGGGAAGTCGAGGCTCGGGCAATGGCTTCAAAGGTTAATTCATTAGAGGCAGAAATTGGCAAAGAGAGGGTTCTATCAGCCGAAGCCGGAGTCAAGTGTAAGGCATTGGAAGAAGAACTCTCTGAAAAGAAACTGGAAGTTGAACTCCATAGAACTGCAAGCACAAATTGTGAGCCAAAGATAAAGCAG AATCATTTTAGTTCCTATCCTCTATCATGGAATTCTGCACAATGTTTTGGTCAGAGATTGACAGTGTCCCACATATAA
- the LOC126679337 gene encoding photosystem II 22 kDa protein, chloroplastic, which translates to MAQTMMFISGVSTRHTVDLKRDPLLQFQLDTLIKPNKPFSSLLFNPIPNAHSSKTFTTFALFKSKPKAVPKKVVAKPKVEDGVFGTSGGIGFTKQNELFVGRVAMLGFAASLLGEGITGKGILSQLNLETGIPIYEAEPLLLFFILFTLLGAIGALGDRGRFVDDPPVGIEGAVIPSGKGLRAALGLKEGGPLFGFTKANELFVGRLAQLGIAFSLIGEIITGKGALAQLNIETGIPINEIEPLVLFNVLFFFIAALNPGTGKFLTDDEE; encoded by the exons ATGGCTCAAACAATGATGTTCATCTCTGGTGTTTCAACCAGGCATACAGTTGATTTAAAGAGAGACCCCTTACTTCAGTTTCAACTTGACACACTCATTAAACCTAACAAGCCATTCTCTTCTCTTCTATTCAATCCCATTCCTAATGCCCATTCTTCTAAAACTTTTACCACTTTTGCTCTCTTTAAATCTAAGCCCAAGGCAGTTCCGAAGAAG GTTGTTGCTAAGCCAAAGGTTGAAGATGGAGTATTTGGTACATCTGGCGGAATTGGTTTTACCAAGCAGAATGAACTCTTTGTTGGACGTGTTGCTATGCTCGGCTTTGCt GCATCGTTGTTGGGTGAAGGAATAACGGGGAAAGGAATTCTATCACAATTGAATTTAGAAACAGGAATTCCAATTTATGAAGCAGAACCGCTTCTTCTGTTCTTCATTCTTTTCACGCTTCTTGGAGCCATTGGAGCTTTGGGTGACCGTGGTAGATTCGTCGATGACCCTCCCGTCGGTATTGAAGGTGCAGTCATCCCTTCCGGCAAAGGACTTAGAGCTGCATTGGGTCTTAAAGAAGGAG GTCCTCTATTTGGATTTACAAAGGCAAACGAGCTGTTTGTAGGAAGATTAGCTCAGCTAGGAATTGCTTTCTCTTTAATTGGAGAAATCATAACAGGAAAGGGAGCTTTAGCCCAACTCAACATTGAGACAGGAATCCCTATTAATGAGATCGAACCACTTGTTTTGTTCAATGTTTTGTTCTTCTTCATCGCTGCTTTGAATCCTGGCACTGGCAAATTTCTTACCGATGATGAAGAGTAG
- the LOC126679257 gene encoding filament-like plant protein 3 isoform X1, whose amino-acid sequence MEKRKWLWKRKSSERSPGETESSGSISSHSERFSDEQDPLKASPNNDSQSPEVTSKTASRDEDVNVSIKTLTERLSAALVNVSAKDDLVKQHSKVAEEAVAGWEKAENEVAALKKQLEAVIRQNSVLEDRASHLDGALKECVRQLRQARDEQEEKVHETVAKKTGEWESTKLELERQLLELKAAKSEPTPQVDRDLLQKLEHLEKDNASLNLELLSLSEELEVATIERDLSTQAAEMASKQNLESIKKVAKLEAECRRLKAMSFKSTSLFDHKNSTASSMYVESLTDSHSDSGGEKLNAVELDTRKMSISEPYKSEPSCSDSWASALISGLDQVKNDKAANRNIPSSSIEIDLMDDFLEMERLAALPETESETHNSKPEATVKESNDLEGSLRAELEIMIHRTEELEEKLEKMECEKLDLEVKLQKMEEEKLELEANLQKTEGEKSEFEEKLEKLHEERTELEMTLTISEEKNEKFLIQLREAEVKLEKLRKEVSMSNESKQQIESQLVSREVEARAMASKVNSLEAEIGKERVLSAEAGVKCKALEEELSEKKLEVELHRTASTNCEPKIKQEDLAVAAGKLAECQKTIASLGKQLKSLATLEDFLIDTASIPEFFADESLIAKASGEPWKLDSGDTLSPRRDSSENSGPSVNKAEGHSPPLSSSSSTASAPSNHISSEKSRNGGFAKFFSRSKNGIQLEI is encoded by the exons ATGGAGAAGAGAAAATGGTTGTGGAAGAGGAAGTCTTCAGAGAGGAGCCCTGGCGAAACTGAGAGCTCCGGATCAATATCTTCACATTCTGAGAGATTTTCTGATGAACAG GACCCACTAAAGGCATCCCCGAATAATGACTCTCAATCTCCTGAAGTTACATCCAAAACTGCATCAAGGGATGAAGACGTCAATGTTAGCATTAAGACTTTAACAGAGAGGTTATCAGCGGCTCTTGTCAATGTTAGCGCCAAAGATGATTTAGTAAAGCAGCACTCCAAAGTTGCTGAAGAAGCTGTTGCAG GCTGGGAAAAGGCAGAAAATGAAGTAGCAGCTCTAAAGAAACAACTTGAAGCTGTAATTCGTCAGAACTCTGTACTAGAAGATCGGGCGAGCCATCTTGATGGGGCCCTCAAGGAATGTGTTAGGCAATTAAGACAGGCAAGAGACGAGCAAGAAGAAAAGGTTCATGAAACTGTAGCTAAGAAAACCGGTGAATGGGAATCAACTAAACTTGAACTTGAGAGGCAACTTCTCGAGTTGAAGGCTGCTAAATCAGAACCTACACCTCAGGTTGATCGAGATTTACTTCAGAAGCTCGAGCATTTGGAGAAAGATAATGCTTCCCTTAATCTTGAACTCCTATCTCTATCTGAGGAGTTAGAAGTTGCAACAATTGAAAGGGACTTGAGTACACAAGCAGCTGAAATGGCGAGCAAGCAAAACTTGGAAAGCATTAAGAAAGTGGCAAAGCTTGAAGCTGAGTGTCGGAGGCTAAAAGCCATGTCTTTCAAATCAACATCACTTTTTGATCATAAAAATTCTACCGCTTCTTCAATGTATGTTGAATCTCTCACTGATAGTCATTCAGATAGTGGTGGGGAGAAGCTTAATGCAGTGGAGCTTGATACTCGCAAAATGAGCATCTCGGAGCCATATAAATCCGAGCCAAGTTGCTCAGATTCATGGGCATCTGCATTAATTTCTGGTCTCGATCAAGTCAAAAATGATAAAGCTGCTAATAGAAATATTCCTTCCTCATCCATTGAAATTGACCTCATGGATGATTTTCTCGAAATGGAACGGCTTGCAGCTTTACCTGAGACCGAAAGTGAAACCCATAATTCTAAACCAGAAGCTACTGTCAAAGAATCTAACGACTTGGAAGGCTCATTGAGAGCTGAACTTGAAATTATGATTCATCGAACAGAGGAATTGGAAGAGAAACTGGAGAAGATGGAATGCGAAAAACTTGATTTGGAAGTGAAGCTACAAAAGATGGAAGAAGAAAAACTTGAATTGGAAGCGAACCTACAGAAGACGGAAGGAGAGAAATCTGAATTTGAAGAGAAGTTGGAGAAGCTACACGAAGAGAGAACCGAGTTGGAAATGACTCTCACCATAAGTGAAGAGAAGAACGAAAAATTCCTGATTCAGCTAAGAGAGGCTGAAGTGAAGTTGGAAAAACTCCGAAAAGAGGTATCAATGTCAAATGAATCAAAGCAACAAATTGAATCTCAGCTTGTTAGCAGGGAAGTCGAGGCTCGGGCAATGGCTTCAAAGGTTAATTCATTAGAGGCAGAAATTGGCAAAGAGAGGGTTCTATCAGCCGAAGCCGGAGTCAAGTGTAAGGCATTGGAAGAAGAACTCTCTGAAAAGAAACTGGAAGTTGAACTCCATAGAACTGCAAGCACAAATTGTGAGCCAAAGATAAAGCAG GAGGACCTAGCTGTAGCTGCTGGGAAACTGGCTGAATGCCAGAAAACAATAGCATCTCTAGGGAAGCAACTGAAATCTCTAGCAACCCTTGAGGATTTCTTAATAGACACCGCCAGCATACCGGAGTTTTTCGCAGACGAATCGCTGATAGCTAAAGCTAGTGGAGAACCATGGAAGTTAGATTCTGGTGACACATTGTCACCTAGAAGAGATTCTAGTGAGAATTCTGGTCCTTCAGTCAATAAAGCCGAAGGGCATTCGCCGCCATTATCATCGTCTTCGTCGACAGCATCAGCTCCATCGAATCACATAAGTTCTGAGAAAAGCCGAAATGGGGGGTTTGCAAAGTTTTTCTCGCGAAGTAAGAATGGAATACAACTGGAAATTTAG